A DNA window from Arachis duranensis cultivar V14167 chromosome 3, aradu.V14167.gnm2.J7QH, whole genome shotgun sequence contains the following coding sequences:
- the LOC107478089 gene encoding transcription activator GLK1 isoform X2 translates to MESFKSIGVSSKDDGFGELSEGSLLESINFDDLFVGINMESDVLPDLEMEADVFAQFFDNPKAAADQSSIHNKLASNKNEESVVVNPPTKNAGKGRKPSSQSKSNNPQAKIRKVKVDWTPELHRRFVQAVEQLGVDKAVPSRILEIMGIDCLTRHNIASHLQKYRSHRKHLLAREAEAANWNQRRQMYGGGIAGKRDMSSPWVAPTMGFPPITLMHHFRPLHVWGHPSMDQSFIHTPTHSLSRPWVQPVALPFWHPHHQLAQNMLTPGSPCFPQPLTTRKYGSGGVAGSIPATSPHPHVMYKAADPPINGLSSPNPNPIIDFHPSKESIDAAIGDVLSKPWQPLPLGLKAPALDSVLTELQRQGISNIPPSCA, encoded by the exons aTGGAGAGCTTCAAGTCGATTGGGGTGTCATCAAAAGACGATGGATTTGGCGAACTGTCTGAAGGAAGCTTGTTGGAAAGCATCAATTTTGATGACCTCTTCGTCGGCATCAACATGGAAAGCGATGTGTTGCCAGATTTGGAGATGGAGGCTGATGTCTTTGCCCAATTTTTTGACAACCCTAAGGCAGCGGCAGATCAATCTTCAATTCACAATAAACTTGCTTCCAATAAGAATGAGGAGTCTGTAGTTGTGAATCCTCCTACGAAGAATGCTGGAAAAGGAAGAAAACCATCGTCTCAATCCAAGAGTAATAATCCTCAAGCCAAGATTAGAAAAGTCAAG GTGGATTGGACCCCAGAATTACATAGGAGATTTGTACAAGCCGTGGAACAACTTGGAGTGGATAAGGCAGTACCTTCTAGGATTTTGGAGATTATGGGAATTGATTGCCTCACTCGCCATAACATTGCAAGTCACCTTCAg AAATATAGGTCCCATAGGAAACATTTACTAGCGCGTGAAGCTGAAGCAGCAAATTGGAATCAAAGGAGACAAATGTATGGAGGAGGTATAGCAGGGAAGAGAGATATGAGTAGCCCATGGGTAGCACCTACCATGGGTTTCCCTCCAATCACTTTAATGCACCATTTTAGACCATTACATGTATGGGGTCATCCCTCCATGGACCAATCTTTTATACACACTCCGACTCATTCACTGTCGCGGCCGTGGGTGCAACCTGTTGCTCTCCCGTTCTGGCATCCTCACCACCAACTA GCTCAAAACATGCTAACCCCAGGATCACCGTGTTTTCCACAGCCTCTGACAACAAGG AAATATGGATCAGGAGGTGTGGCAGGCAGTATTCCAGCAACATCACCACATCCACATGTTATGTACAAAGCAGCAGATCCTCCCATTAACGGCCTCTCCAGCCCCAACCCAAACCCCATCATTGACTTCCATCCG TCAAAGGAGAGCATAGATGCAGCTATTGGAGATGTTCTATCAAAGCCATGGCAGCCACTACCTCTTGGACTTAAAGCTCCAGCACTTGACAGTGTTCTAACTGAATTACAAAGACAAGGAATTTCAAATATTCCACCCTCTTGTGCTTGA
- the LOC107478089 gene encoding transcription activator GLK1 isoform X1: protein MLGVSSPPVGSTRRDERMESFKSIGVSSKDDGFGELSEGSLLESINFDDLFVGINMESDVLPDLEMEADVFAQFFDNPKAAADQSSIHNKLASNKNEESVVVNPPTKNAGKGRKPSSQSKSNNPQAKIRKVKVDWTPELHRRFVQAVEQLGVDKAVPSRILEIMGIDCLTRHNIASHLQKYRSHRKHLLAREAEAANWNQRRQMYGGGIAGKRDMSSPWVAPTMGFPPITLMHHFRPLHVWGHPSMDQSFIHTPTHSLSRPWVQPVALPFWHPHHQLAQNMLTPGSPCFPQPLTTRKYGSGGVAGSIPATSPHPHVMYKAADPPINGLSSPNPNPIIDFHPSKESIDAAIGDVLSKPWQPLPLGLKAPALDSVLTELQRQGISNIPPSCA from the exons ATGCTTGGTGTGTCATCACCTCCTGTGGGGAGTacaagaagagatgaaagaaTGGAGAGCTTCAAGTCGATTGGGGTGTCATCAAAAGACGATGGATTTGGCGAACTGTCTGAAGGAAGCTTGTTGGAAAGCATCAATTTTGATGACCTCTTCGTCGGCATCAACATGGAAAGCGATGTGTTGCCAGATTTGGAGATGGAGGCTGATGTCTTTGCCCAATTTTTTGACAACCCTAAGGCAGCGGCAGATCAATCTTCAATTCACAATAAACTTGCTTCCAATAAGAATGAGGAGTCTGTAGTTGTGAATCCTCCTACGAAGAATGCTGGAAAAGGAAGAAAACCATCGTCTCAATCCAAGAGTAATAATCCTCAAGCCAAGATTAGAAAAGTCAAG GTGGATTGGACCCCAGAATTACATAGGAGATTTGTACAAGCCGTGGAACAACTTGGAGTGGATAAGGCAGTACCTTCTAGGATTTTGGAGATTATGGGAATTGATTGCCTCACTCGCCATAACATTGCAAGTCACCTTCAg AAATATAGGTCCCATAGGAAACATTTACTAGCGCGTGAAGCTGAAGCAGCAAATTGGAATCAAAGGAGACAAATGTATGGAGGAGGTATAGCAGGGAAGAGAGATATGAGTAGCCCATGGGTAGCACCTACCATGGGTTTCCCTCCAATCACTTTAATGCACCATTTTAGACCATTACATGTATGGGGTCATCCCTCCATGGACCAATCTTTTATACACACTCCGACTCATTCACTGTCGCGGCCGTGGGTGCAACCTGTTGCTCTCCCGTTCTGGCATCCTCACCACCAACTA GCTCAAAACATGCTAACCCCAGGATCACCGTGTTTTCCACAGCCTCTGACAACAAGG AAATATGGATCAGGAGGTGTGGCAGGCAGTATTCCAGCAACATCACCACATCCACATGTTATGTACAAAGCAGCAGATCCTCCCATTAACGGCCTCTCCAGCCCCAACCCAAACCCCATCATTGACTTCCATCCG TCAAAGGAGAGCATAGATGCAGCTATTGGAGATGTTCTATCAAAGCCATGGCAGCCACTACCTCTTGGACTTAAAGCTCCAGCACTTGACAGTGTTCTAACTGAATTACAAAGACAAGGAATTTCAAATATTCCACCCTCTTGTGCTTGA
- the LOC107478240 gene encoding (-)-germacrene D synthase-like, whose amino-acid sequence MSTSGALTLNYYLPKPNANSSLHDHRRTSAYHPSIWKDYFLQYASEFKELDYKTEPQIDELKKEVSKMLTSTSEKPLAKLDLIDSICRLGIHYHFECEIDEVMQQIHKSYVKNGEITIEDNLRSIALFFRLLRQHGFRVSSNVFNKFKDIDGNFNESLTKDVEGMLSLYEASHLRIHREKILEEALKFTSTQLESIITTHHELSPFLAAQVKHSLRQPLHHGLPRWEARHYISIYQQHPNQNEVLLTLAKLDFNHLQKLHKKEVGNLTKWWEELDVSRKLPYARDRIVECCSWILSVYFEPKYYQARILLTQTIALLSIIDDTYDNYGTIDELELFTMAIDRWDACYLDDLPEYMKIIYRALLGAFEKAKQQVVKEGRGYSIDYGINEFKKTVKAYMTEAKWFKSNYVAKSEEYLQTCTRSTTYPLLTTTCFIGMGDMATEDVFKWVTNEPKIVTASAIVCRLMDDIVSNEFEQKRGHVASFLECYMKEYDVSREEAIKEAEKRVSDAWKDIHEECLMPTKVPMIFLIRSLNMTRFISVMYKNQDNYTHAHGIMKKYIEDLLIDPVPI is encoded by the exons ATGTCTACTAGTGGAGCTTTAACCCTTAATTATTATCTCCCCAAGCCAAATGCAAATTCTAGTTTGCATGATCATCGACGCACTTCAGCATATCACCCTAGCATTTGGAAAGACTATTTCCTTCAATATGCTTCAGAATTCAAG GAACTTGATTATAAAACTGAGCCACAAATTGATGAACTGAAGAAAGAAGTATCCAAAATGCTTACCTCAACATCTGAGAAGCCCTTAGCAAAACTTGATTTGATTGATTCAATATGTCGTTTGGGTATCCATTATCATTTTGAATGTGAGATTGATGAAGTGATGCAACAGATTCACAAGAGTTATGTCAAAAATGGAGAAATAACTATTGAAGACAATCTTCGCTCCATTGCTTTATTCTTTAGGTTACTGCGGCAGCATGGATTTCGGGTTTCATCTA ATGTGTTCAACAAATTTAAGGATATAGATGGAAATTTTAATGAAAGCCTTACGAAAGATGTTGAAGGAATGCTAAGTTTATATGAAGCTTCACACCTAAGAATTCATAGAGAGAAGATATTAGAAGAAGCTCTTAAATTCACTTCCACTCAGCTTGAGTCCATTATTACTACCCATCATGAGTTGAGCCCTTTTCTTGCAGCGCAAGTTAAGCATAGTTTAAGGCAGCCTCTCCACCATGGCTTGCCAAGGTGGGAGGCAAGACATTATATTTCAATCTACCAACAACATCCCAATCAAAATGAAGTTTTACTCACTCTTGCTAAATTGGATTTCAATCATCTACAAAAGTTGCATAAAAAAGAAGTTGGCAACCTCACCAA GTGGTGGGAGGAGTTAGATGTGAGTAGAAAACTACCATATGCACGGGATAGGATTGTGGAATGTTGCAGTTGGATTTTGTCTGTATATTTTGAGCCCAAATATTATCAAGCAAGAATATTACTAACACAAACAATCGCCTTGTTATCAATCATTGATGACACATATGATAATTATGGAACCATTGATGAATTGGAACTTTTTACTATGGCAATTGACAG GTGGGATGCTTGCTACTTGGATGATCTACCCgaatatatgaaaataatttacaGGGCTCTCTTAGGAGCTTTTGAAAAAGCCAAACAACAAGTGGTGAAGGAAGGAAGAGGATATAGCATTGACTATGGCATAAATGAA TTTAAGAAAACAGTGAAAGCTTACATGACTGAAGCCAAATGGTTCAAGAGTAACTATGTTGCAAAATCAGAGGAGTATCTCCAGACATGTACTCGATCAACCACTTACCCATTACTCACAACTACTTGTTTTATTGGCATGGGAGACATGGCTACCGAGGACGTCTTCAAATGGGTCACTAATGAACCCAAAATTGTTACAGCTTCTGCAATTGTTTGCAGGCTCATGGATGATATCGTCTCCAATGAG TTTGAACAGAAAAGAGGACATGTTGCCTCATTTCTAGAGTGCTATATGAAGGAATATGACGTGTCAAGAGAAGAAGCCATtaaagaagcagagaagagagTTAGTGATGCTTGGAAGGATATACATGAAGAATGTCTTATGCCAACCAAAGTTCCAATGATATTTCTCATCCGCTCTCTCAACATGACACGATTTATAAGCGTCATGTACAAAAATCAAGATAATTACACTCATGCCCATGGAATAATGAAGAAATACATTGAGGATTTGCTTATAGATCCTGTtccaatataa